A region of Culicoides brevitarsis isolate CSIRO-B50_1 chromosome 1, AGI_CSIRO_Cbre_v1, whole genome shotgun sequence DNA encodes the following proteins:
- the LOC134829001 gene encoding nuclear inhibitor of protein phosphatase 1 — protein sequence MANHYEVPSWAGKAPSGTHLDVLKDDKLIQKLMIDEKKCYLFGRNAQFCQFVLDHASCSRVHSALVYHKFLNIIYLVDLGSSHGTFIGSVRLEPHKPTPLHFSNSFHFGASTRSYILRERPSGTRIHEALPLEVDATLMGLPESQSELDNLTEYNTAHNRRIAMITDDTTKKKHQKRKKKMVTFNEEEIIINPEDIDPSVGRFRNLVQTTVLPTSSKRQKIDHFSTTSLSMETQKPFIAQQPYVPSLYQGLNAPSNESQTTTVDTNVLSQGGFGSKFLILPNPAPEVSTELIPSTSTVNKAPTKDDLNKSDVTSNEPKKKKYAKEAWPGRKPLMGV from the exons ATGGCTAATCATTACGAAGTGCCGAGTTG ggcAGGAAAAGCTCCATCGGGAACGCATTTGGATGTGTTAAAAGACGACAAATTGATCCAAAAGCTGATGATTGACGAGAAAAAGTGCTATTTATTCGGGAGAAATGCCCAATTTTGTCAGTTTGTGTTAGATCATGCGAGTTGCTCGCGCGTTCATTCGGCCCTCGTTTACCACAAATTCCtcaatatcatttatttagtCGATCTGGGAAGCAGTCATGGGACTTTTATTGGATCGGTGCGTTTGGAACCTCATAAACCGACGCCTTTGCATTTTT caaACAGTTTCCATTTCGGCGCATCGACTCGAAGTTACATCCTCCGGGAACGTCCTTCAGGCACGAGAATTCACGAAGCTCTTCCGTTGGAAGTCGATGCGACGCTTATGGGTCTCCCTGAATCGCAATCCGAGTTGGATAACTTGACGGAGTACAATACGGCGCACAATCGACGAATTGCGATGATAACTGACGACACAACGAAGAAAAAGCATCAAAAGCGGAAGAAGAAAATGGTGACGTTCAATGAGGAAGAAATTATCATCAATCCGGAGGATATTGATCCGTCAGTGGGAAGATTTAGGAATTTGGTTCAAACGACAGTTTTGCCAACTTCGTCGAAACGACAGAAAATTGATCATTTCTCGACGACTTCGTTGTCGATGGAGACACAAAAGCCTTTTATCGCGCAACAACCGTACGTGCCGTCGCTCTATCAAGGCTTGAATGCTCCGAGTAACGAGTCGCAAACAACCACAGTAGATACAAATGTTCTGTCGCAAGGAGGATTTGGATCAAAGTTCCTAATTTTACCGAATCCAGCACCTGAAGTGTCGACTGAATTGATTCCTTCGACAAGTACAGTTAACAAAg cTCCAACAAAAGATGATCTAAACAAATCTGACGTGACATCCAACGaaccgaagaagaaaaagtatgCCAAAGAAGCATGGCCAGGACGAAAACCCCTCATGGGAGTCTAA
- the LOC134827842 gene encoding trafficking protein particle complex subunit 5, translated as MSLNLNRPRNNLLDKPLSKGKNEVSLSVFALLFSEMVQYSQSKSNSITELHEILHEMGYDVGTRVTDLYIVRDKNSKRETRLINILLFIKGTIWKNLFGKEADKLEHANDDERIYYIIEKEPLVNKFISVPKDKNSINCAQFIAGIVQAILHFSGFPCQVGAHHHKGTTYRIIFEDAVIARDKQLEEK; from the exons ATGAGCTTAAATCTCAATAGACCGAGGAATAACTTGCTCGATAAGCCTCTGAGCAAGGGCAAAAATGAAGTTTCCTTGAGTGTGTTTGCTTTGTTGTTTTCCGAGATGGTCCAATATAGTCAGAGCAAGTCCAATTCCATCACAGAATTGCatgaaat ccTTCATGAGATGGGATATGATGTTGGAACGAGAGTCACAGACCTTTATATTGTCAGAGACAAGAACTCCAAACGAGAAACaagattaattaatattttgttgttcatTAAGGGAACGATTTGgaag aatctcTTTGGAAAAGAAGCCGACAAACTCGAACATGCGAACGACGACGAGCGCATTTATTACATTATCGAAAAGGAGCCTTTAGTGAATAAATTCATCTCGGTACCAAAAGACAAGAATTCCATCAATTGCGCCCAATTCATCGCCGGCATTGTTCAagcaattttacatttttccggATTTCCCTGCCAAGTTGGGGCTCATCATCACAAAGGAACAACTTACAgaataattttcgaagatGCCGTCATTGCTCGCGACAAACAGTTAGaggaaaagtaa
- the LOC134827843 gene encoding uncharacterized protein LOC134827843, producing the protein MADPSLADEVAKFKAERRARLRAEYWKQTTNPYTHARGEGGFVFDPAIQRFNSTRASLIDYFKPNFRSLVPFMSCSIIPMLIFGYLVYKDRSAREHAIRTGQVAYRDRGWKFI; encoded by the exons ATGGCAGACCCTTCGCTTGCCGATGAAGTCGCAAAATTCAAGGCGGAACGTCGTGCCCGCTTGAGAGCTGAATACTGGAAGCAAACTACCAACCCGTATACCCACGCCAGAGGCGAAGGAGGTTTCGTC TTCGATCCTGCCATTCAACGCTTCAACTCCACACGAGCCTCCCTCATTGACTACTTCAAGCCCAATTTCAGGTCATTGGTGCCGTTTATGTCGTGCTCCATAATTCCCATGCTTATTTTCGGCTATTTAGTTTACAAAGATCGCTCGGCTCGCGAACACGCCATTCGCACGGGACAAGTTGCCTACAGAGATCGCGGATGGAAATTCATCTAA
- the LOC134827841 gene encoding sorbitol dehydrogenase-like, with translation MAPNDNLTAVLHGIEDLRLEQIPIPEIKDDEVLLEMDCVGICGSDVHYLVHGRIGPFVCDGPMIIGHEASGVVCKVGKDVKTLKIGDRVAIEPGVPCRKCDFCKTGKYNLCPDMKFCATPPYHGNLTRYYAHAADFCFKLPDHVTMEEGALLEPLSVGVHACRRANVCLGSEVLILGAGPIGLVTAIAAKAMGASTVLITDLLDDRLATAKKVGADLTLKVEKTDKEEDILKKIKELMPNAPEKTIDCSGAEITNRLSILATRNGGVAVLVGNGPLNVNVPLINALNREVDIRGVFRYCNDYPTALALVASGKCNVKQLVTHHFDITETKDAFHTSRHGLGGAIKVMIHVQPRDKNNPKKF, from the exons ATGGCACCAAACGACAATTTAACCGCAGTTTTGCACGGCATCGAGGATTTACGTCTCGAACAAATTCCTATTCCCGAAATTAAAGACGATGAAGTCCTCCTTGAGATGGATTGCGTTGGCATTTGTGGCTCAGATGTGCATTACTTgg ttCATGGTCGAATCGGGCCCTTTGTGTGTGACGGGCCTATGATAATTGGGCATGAAGCTTCAGGTGTCGTTTGTAAAGTTGGAAAAGacgtaaaaactttaaaaattggaGATCGCGTCGCCATTGAGCCGGGAGTTCCGTGTCGCAAATGCGATTTTTGTAAAACGGGCAAATATAATTTGTGTCCCgacatgaaattttgtgcaacGCCTCCGTATCATGGGAATTTGACGCGTTATTACGCGCATGCAGCtgatttttgcttcaaattgCCGGATCATGTAACGATGGAGGAAGGAGCCTTGCTTGAGCCGTTGTCGGTTGGAGTTCATGCTTGTCGAAGGGCAAATGTTTGTCTTGGGTCGGAAGTTTTGATTCTTGGCGCGGGACCAATTGGATTAGTTACAGCGATTGCGGCAAAG gcaaTGGGAGCTTCAACAGTCCTCATCACGGATTTACTCGACGATCGTTTAGCAACTGCAAAAAAAGTTGGCGCCGACTTGACCTTGAAAGTCGAAAAAACCGACAAAGAAGAAgacattttgaagaaaatcaagGAACTCATGCCAAATGCTCCCGAAAAAACGATCGATTGCAGCGGAGCCGAGATCACAAATCGTCTTTCCATTCTCGCAACACGCAATGGAGGCGTTGCTGTACTCGTTGGAAATGGCCCGTTGAACGTTAATGTGCCATTGATCAACGCTTTGAACCGCGAAGTTGATATTCGTGGCGTTTTTCGGTACTGCAACGATTATCCGACGGCATTGGCTTTAGTTGCGAGCGGAAAATGCAACGTGAAACAACTCGTGACGCATCATTTTGACATCACGGAAACCAAAGATGCCTTCCATACGAGTCGTCATGGACTTGGGGGAGCAATTAAAGTCATGATTCACGTTCAACCACGCgataaaaataatccaaaGAAGTTTTAA
- the LOC134836232 gene encoding probable H/ACA ribonucleoprotein complex subunit 1 isoform X2, translating into MSFRGRGGGGFGGRGGGGGRGGGGGRGGFGGGRNFDQGPPERVIPFGYYDYSCQDDLVLKVEIEDVPYFNAPIFLENKSQIGKVDEIFGNLRDYSVSVKLGENMKVSSFTPKQKLYIDPAKLLPLNRFLPKPPGQKGAGGAKGPRGGVQKRGGGRGGFGNNRGGGGRGGFGARGGSGGGFRGRGGNNNRGGGGGKRW; encoded by the exons atGTCATTTAGAGGCAGAGGCGGCGGCGGCTTTGGAGGACGAg gcgGCGGCGGAGGACGcg GCGGCGGCGGAGGTCGAGGAG GCTTTGGCGGAGGTCGAAATTTCGATCAAGGTCCCCCCGAACGTGTCATTCCCTTTGGCTACTATGACTATTCGTGCCAAGATGATCTCGTGCTCAAAGTCGAAATCGAAGATGTGCCGTACTTCAATGCGCCCATTTTCCTCGAAAACAAGTCACAAATTGGCAAAGTCGATGAAATTTTCGGCAATTTGAGAGATTATTCGGTTTCCGTTAAGCTCggagaaaatatgaaagtcAGCAGTTTCacgccaaaacaaaagttgtacATAGATCCCGCAAAATTGTTGCCTTTGAATCGATTTTTGCCAAAACCTCCGGGACAGAAAGGAGCTGGCGGCGCAAAAGGACCTCGAGGCGGTGTGCAAAAACGTGGcgga ggtcGCGGAGGATTCGGAAATAATCGCGGAGGCGGAGGTCGAGGAGGATTTGGCGCTCGCGGAGGATCAGGCGGAGGTTTTCGAGGACGCGGAGGAAATAACAATCGCGGAGGAGGCGGCGGAAAACGAtggtag
- the LOC134836232 gene encoding probable H/ACA ribonucleoprotein complex subunit 1 isoform X1, with amino-acid sequence MSFRGRGGGGFGGRGGGGGRGGGGGRGGFGARGGGRGGGGRGGGRGGFGGGRNFDQGPPERVIPFGYYDYSCQDDLVLKVEIEDVPYFNAPIFLENKSQIGKVDEIFGNLRDYSVSVKLGENMKVSSFTPKQKLYIDPAKLLPLNRFLPKPPGQKGAGGAKGPRGGVQKRGGGRGGFGNNRGGGGRGGFGARGGSGGGFRGRGGNNNRGGGGGKRW; translated from the exons atGTCATTTAGAGGCAGAGGCGGCGGCGGCTTTGGAGGACGAg gcgGCGGCGGAGGACGcg GCGGCGGCGGAGGTCGAGGAGGCTTTGGAGCTCGag gCGGAGGCCGAGGAGGCGGCGGAAGAGGAGGAGGCCGAg gagGCTTTGGCGGAGGTCGAAATTTCGATCAAGGTCCCCCCGAACGTGTCATTCCCTTTGGCTACTATGACTATTCGTGCCAAGATGATCTCGTGCTCAAAGTCGAAATCGAAGATGTGCCGTACTTCAATGCGCCCATTTTCCTCGAAAACAAGTCACAAATTGGCAAAGTCGATGAAATTTTCGGCAATTTGAGAGATTATTCGGTTTCCGTTAAGCTCggagaaaatatgaaagtcAGCAGTTTCacgccaaaacaaaagttgtacATAGATCCCGCAAAATTGTTGCCTTTGAATCGATTTTTGCCAAAACCTCCGGGACAGAAAGGAGCTGGCGGCGCAAAAGGACCTCGAGGCGGTGTGCAAAAACGTGGcgga ggtcGCGGAGGATTCGGAAATAATCGCGGAGGCGGAGGTCGAGGAGGATTTGGCGCTCGCGGAGGATCAGGCGGAGGTTTTCGAGGACGCGGAGGAAATAACAATCGCGGAGGAGGCGGCGGAAAACGAtggtag
- the LOC134838000 gene encoding gamma-glutamyl hydrolase A-like produces MLKYFGILFVISLTGADSRQWGFRFDPPATNDFPIVGVLAQEISLDSADVFGDDFLLKSIRNHWQSYIAASYVKFIESQAARVVPIWIDKPRKYYEKMMKRVNGVLFPGGNADFINNWGYAQAGRYIYEIANEMNERGEYFPLWGTCLGFELLAYLGANQTDFRRVCNAESIALKLNFTQNFSESRMFRQAPQHIVDILDSKPVAANFHHFCLTPENFTSSGMDATWTIIATNVDKVGLEFISAMEHKMYPYYGVQFHPEKNLFEWHKSSTIVHNLDATRSSQYFAEFFVQETRKNKNSFKTEGEANRFLIYNWPAQFTGKNGSALTQMYFFSLIDTHLKKLD; encoded by the exons atgctcaaatattttggcattttgtttgtaattagTCTCACAGGAGCTGATTCGCGTCAATGGGGTTTCCGATTTGATCCGCCAGCCACAAATGACTTTCCGATTGTCGGGGTTCTTGCTCAAGAAATCTCGCTGGATAGTGCTGACGTCTTCGGAGACGATTTTCTTCTCAAATCTATTCGTAATCATTGGCAAAGTTACATTGCGGCGAGTtatgtgaaatttattgaatcacAAGCAGCCCGAGTTGTGCCCATTTGGATCGACAAACCACGAaaatattacgaaaaaatgatgaaacgaGTGAATGGCGTTCTTTTCCCGGGCGGAAATGCtgattttattaacaattggGGATATGCACAAG ctGGAAGATACATTTATGAAATCGCAAACGAGATGAACGAACGAGGAGAATATTTCCCGTTATGGGGTACTTGCCTTGGATTTGAGCTCTTAGCATATCTCGGAGCCAATCAAACGGATTTCCGACGTGTTTGTAACGCCGAAAGTATCGCATTAAAGCtaaatttcactcaaaactTTTCCGAATCTCGCATGTTTCGACAAGCGCCTCAGCATATCGTCGATATTTTGGATTCAAAGCCAGTTGCGgcgaattttcatcatttttgtttgACTCCGGAGAACTTTACGTCAAGCGGAATGGATGCAACTTGGACTATAATTGCGACAAATGTCGATAAAGTTGGTTTAGAGTTTATTTCAGCGATGGAACACAAAATGTATCCTTATTATGGAGTTCAATTTCATCCCGAGAAGAATTTGTTTGAATGGCACAAGAGCTCGACGATCGTTCATAACTTGGATGCAACGAGATCTTCGCAATATTTTGCGGAATTTTTCGTGCAAGAAActcgcaaaaataaaaattcgttcaaaacGGAGGGAGAAGCCaatcgatttttgatttataattgGCCAGCTCAGTTTACGGGGAAAAATGGATCGGCATTGAcgcaaatgtatttttttagtttgattgATACACATTTGAAGAAGttggattaa